The proteins below come from a single Dinghuibacter silviterrae genomic window:
- a CDS encoding ABC transporter permease: protein MIRSYLLIAWRNLAKQKVLSFINIFGLSIGVACFSLFLLYALNEFGFDSFHRNAKNIYRAYDDNAIYHKHLAGGSLFTPMPLGPAMKQDLSGVVDYTRFVQSFETFLHQGDVAKRENIAFADPSFFHIFSFHLKEGNPASALNGLHSLVVTEETAKRLFGNEDAMGKTIQMQVLGNAFEPFTVTGVAEDIPANSSISFNMLANFQVIETTAEGKGDIGNWDRSSFLTFVQLQPGSNLASDEKLLTAFRLKYLPYKGHAKPDFFALEPLTEMHTDTGFGFTARFLRIPPVDPSFIWILLGIASGVLLISCINFTTLSVGRSAHRAREVGVRKAIGGRVGNLRRQFLTEAFLMTLVAFVLGYALAFFLLPFFNDYTGRNLSFSFERYPVLPWMTIGLIGVVTVLSGGYPAWMLSRFRAVDVLKSKLRFGGANGFTKSLVTLQFVLSTGLIIGAMVMVQQVHFMQSKDPGFAKENVVVIEARNIPGINNIYARFKQGLTAYPSIAGTASADNGLGDREGIAIRGYDYEDKSFEYHPFFVDPDFVPVLGMQITAGRNLSGAFSADTVHSVLINEAMVKALGWTPATAIGRQLKSLQSGDTAAPPTVVGVVKDFHFQAMDQAIQPQLFHAFTGGMPYHFFVRIHPGDPSKALAAIQTEWDKAAPGYSLRYTFLDEDLDRYYIADVRLSHIIGWAGGISIFLACLGLLGLAMLSALNRTKEIGIRKVLGASLQVIVGLISRDFLRLVALAFLIATPLAWYVMHRWLEGYYYRIQLSWWVFALTGAGILGVAWITVALQAFKAARANPVKSLRVE, encoded by the coding sequence ATGATCAGAAGCTACCTCCTTATCGCCTGGAGAAACCTGGCCAAACAAAAGGTCCTTTCCTTTATCAACATATTCGGATTGTCCATAGGCGTGGCCTGCTTTAGCCTCTTTTTGCTGTATGCGCTGAATGAGTTCGGCTTCGATAGTTTCCACCGGAATGCCAAAAATATCTACCGGGCTTATGATGACAATGCGATCTATCATAAGCATTTGGCTGGAGGGAGCCTGTTTACGCCCATGCCCCTGGGACCTGCCATGAAGCAAGACCTGTCCGGGGTGGTGGATTACACCCGCTTCGTGCAGTCTTTTGAAACCTTCCTACACCAGGGAGACGTGGCCAAACGGGAGAATATCGCCTTCGCGGACCCTTCTTTTTTCCATATATTTTCATTCCACCTTAAGGAAGGGAACCCGGCTTCGGCACTGAACGGTCTGCACAGCCTGGTCGTAACGGAGGAAACGGCGAAACGCCTTTTCGGGAATGAGGATGCCATGGGCAAGACGATTCAGATGCAGGTCCTGGGGAATGCATTCGAGCCTTTTACGGTTACGGGCGTGGCGGAGGACATTCCGGCGAACTCGTCGATCTCGTTTAATATGCTGGCCAACTTCCAGGTGATCGAAACCACAGCGGAAGGCAAAGGAGATATCGGTAACTGGGATAGGAGTTCATTTCTGACGTTTGTACAATTGCAACCAGGAAGCAACCTGGCCTCCGATGAAAAACTGCTGACTGCATTCAGATTGAAGTATCTCCCTTACAAAGGCCATGCAAAGCCGGATTTTTTTGCGCTGGAGCCACTGACGGAAATGCATACGGATACGGGTTTTGGTTTCACTGCACGCTTTTTAAGAATCCCACCCGTCGACCCTTCCTTTATTTGGATCCTGCTAGGTATTGCGTCGGGGGTTCTTTTGATCTCTTGTATCAATTTCACCACGCTGTCCGTTGGCCGCAGCGCCCATCGGGCCCGGGAGGTGGGTGTTCGTAAAGCCATCGGCGGCAGGGTGGGGAATTTGCGTCGCCAATTTCTCACGGAGGCCTTCCTGATGACCCTGGTGGCGTTTGTGTTGGGCTATGCGCTTGCCTTCTTCCTGCTTCCCTTTTTCAATGACTATACCGGCAGGAACCTGAGTTTTTCCTTTGAGAGATATCCTGTATTGCCTTGGATGACTATTGGGCTGATCGGGGTAGTGACGGTACTCTCGGGCGGTTATCCCGCCTGGATGCTTTCCAGGTTCCGGGCGGTCGATGTATTGAAATCCAAGCTGCGCTTCGGAGGCGCCAATGGGTTCACCAAATCGCTGGTCACCCTACAGTTCGTACTATCTACAGGGTTGATCATCGGGGCTATGGTGATGGTGCAGCAAGTGCACTTTATGCAATCCAAGGACCCCGGGTTCGCCAAGGAAAACGTGGTGGTCATCGAGGCTAGGAACATACCGGGTATAAACAATATTTACGCACGCTTCAAACAGGGCCTGACAGCGTATCCTTCGATTGCCGGGACGGCAAGTGCGGACAATGGTCTGGGTGATCGCGAGGGGATCGCCATCCGGGGTTATGACTACGAGGACAAATCGTTTGAGTACCACCCATTTTTTGTCGACCCGGACTTTGTACCGGTATTGGGTATGCAGATCACGGCAGGAAGGAACCTGTCAGGGGCGTTCAGCGCCGACACGGTACACTCGGTCCTGATCAATGAAGCGATGGTCAAGGCCCTCGGCTGGACCCCCGCCACTGCCATCGGGCGGCAGTTAAAAAGCCTGCAAAGTGGTGATACCGCCGCACCGCCCACGGTGGTCGGCGTGGTGAAGGACTTTCACTTCCAGGCCATGGATCAAGCCATACAGCCCCAATTGTTCCATGCTTTTACCGGGGGAATGCCGTATCATTTTTTCGTCCGGATCCATCCCGGGGATCCGTCAAAGGCCTTGGCCGCCATCCAAACGGAATGGGACAAGGCGGCACCCGGGTATTCGCTCCGGTACACCTTCCTGGACGAGGACCTCGATCGCTATTATATCGCTGACGTCCGTCTGAGCCATATCATAGGCTGGGCAGGGGGTATATCCATCTTCCTGGCTTGCCTGGGACTTCTGGGACTGGCAATGCTTTCGGCCCTAAACCGGACCAAGGAAATCGGCATCCGGAAAGTCCTGGGTGCTTCGTTACAGGTCATCGTCGGTCTCATCTCCAGGGATTTTCTCCGTCTTGTCGCCCTGGCGTTTCTCATCGCCACCCCTTTGGCCTGGTATGTCATGCACCGCTGGCTGGAGGGGTATTATTACCGCATCCAATTGTCGTGGTGGGTATTCGCCCTGACAGGGGCAGGTATTCTTGGCGTCGCATGGATCACGGTTGCCCTCCAGGCATTCAAGGCGGCGAGGGCCAATCCTGTGAAAAGTTTGAGGGTCGAATAA
- a CDS encoding FMN-binding glutamate synthase family protein has translation MRRTFILVTLLVTALILWWSFYWTYALLAFLLVGPLAFMGVKDMLQHKQSIKRNFPLVGRLRYMLEKIRPEIYQYFIESDIDGTPITRNDRSVIYQRAKQQIDTTPFGTQLNVYQEGYEWMTHSLQPIAFQQLDHHPRIPFGGHQCTQPYSMSILNVSAMSFGSLSQNAIEALNGGAKIGGFAHNTGEGGISPYHLKQGGDLIWQIGTGYFGARTPEGKFSEEAFAANATSPVVKMIEIKLSQGAKPGHGGILPAIKNTPEIAAIRQVTAGTTVFSPPAHSAFSTPEELIGFIEKLRALSGGKPVGFKLCIGIKSEFIAICKAMKQLDSYPDFITIDGGEGGTGAAPPEFSNSVGMPLLDALAFADNSLRGFGIRDRVRLIASGKILTGFHMVRAIALGADSCNSARAMMIALGCIQALQCNKNTCPTGVATQDPMLMKGLVVGDKKQRVANFHKHTIESFVELIGAAGIDHPSKLDRSYICRRVSMNLVKSYEEIYPTVQDGSYLL, from the coding sequence ATGCGCAGAACATTCATATTGGTTACGTTACTGGTAACCGCACTTATCCTCTGGTGGTCATTTTACTGGACCTATGCTTTGCTGGCATTCCTCTTGGTAGGACCGTTGGCTTTTATGGGCGTGAAAGACATGTTGCAGCATAAGCAATCGATCAAACGCAATTTCCCGTTGGTCGGCCGGCTTCGTTATATGCTGGAAAAGATACGCCCGGAGATATATCAATATTTTATTGAGTCTGATATTGACGGGACGCCCATTACCCGAAATGACAGATCCGTCATTTATCAGCGGGCCAAACAGCAGATCGACACGACGCCTTTTGGGACCCAGCTTAATGTGTACCAGGAAGGCTATGAATGGATGACCCATTCTCTTCAGCCGATCGCCTTTCAACAATTGGATCATCACCCGCGAATTCCTTTCGGCGGGCATCAATGCACGCAACCCTACAGTATGAGCATACTGAATGTCTCGGCCATGAGCTTCGGTTCGCTTAGCCAGAATGCCATTGAAGCCTTGAACGGAGGCGCAAAAATTGGCGGGTTTGCCCACAACACCGGGGAAGGCGGGATCAGCCCTTATCACCTGAAACAGGGTGGGGATCTTATTTGGCAGATCGGCACGGGGTATTTCGGGGCGCGAACCCCGGAAGGTAAATTCTCGGAGGAGGCATTTGCCGCCAATGCGACATCGCCGGTGGTAAAGATGATCGAAATAAAATTATCCCAGGGCGCCAAACCAGGACACGGAGGCATCCTGCCGGCGATAAAAAATACCCCCGAAATCGCGGCTATTCGCCAGGTGACGGCCGGGACTACCGTGTTTTCACCTCCAGCGCATAGCGCCTTCTCCACTCCGGAGGAATTGATTGGTTTTATTGAAAAGCTGCGTGCTTTATCGGGCGGCAAACCAGTTGGATTCAAGCTCTGCATCGGGATCAAAAGCGAATTCATAGCCATTTGCAAGGCCATGAAACAACTGGACAGTTATCCGGATTTCATCACCATTGACGGGGGGGAAGGCGGCACCGGCGCCGCGCCACCCGAGTTTTCGAATTCAGTAGGGATGCCCCTGCTGGATGCCCTGGCCTTTGCAGACAACAGTCTCCGCGGTTTCGGTATCCGCGACCGCGTAAGGCTGATCGCATCCGGGAAAATCCTCACAGGCTTTCACATGGTAAGGGCCATCGCACTGGGCGCAGACAGTTGCAACAGCGCCCGTGCCATGATGATTGCCCTTGGCTGTATCCAGGCCCTCCAGTGCAACAAAAACACCTGTCCGACAGGGGTGGCCACGCAGGACCCTATGCTCATGAAAGGCCTGGTCGTCGGGGACAAAAAACAACGTGTGGCCAATTTCCACAAGCATACCATAGAGAGTTTCGTTGAGCTCATCGGTGCGGCCGGGATCGATCATCCTTCTAAATTGGACCGCTCCTATATATGCAGACGCGTCTCCATGAATCTTGTCAAATCATACGAGGAAATTTACCCCACCGTACAAGACGGGAGCTATTTATTGTAA
- a CDS encoding dihydrofolate reductase family protein produces the protein MRKIIVTEFTTLDGVVEAPGGNETPHPHGGWQFKFNHPETGKYKVDELASVDALLLGRTTYENFAAYWPTQTGAGFADPINRMPKYVVSGSLQKADWNNSHILRDITKDVPALKKSDGGDILVYGSATLVKGLLHHDLVDELRLMVFPVSIGGGLRIFDDHRELKKFELKYSRTINNGVIILEYQPIN, from the coding sequence ATGCGAAAAATCATCGTCACCGAATTCACCACCCTGGACGGTGTCGTCGAAGCCCCCGGCGGCAATGAAACCCCTCACCCCCACGGTGGCTGGCAGTTCAAATTCAACCACCCGGAAACCGGGAAGTACAAGGTGGACGAACTTGCCAGCGTGGATGCCTTGCTGTTGGGTAGAACCACGTACGAAAATTTCGCCGCATACTGGCCCACTCAAACCGGCGCCGGATTCGCCGATCCCATCAACCGTATGCCGAAATATGTCGTATCCGGAAGCCTGCAAAAGGCGGACTGGAACAACAGCCATATCCTCCGCGATATAACCAAAGATGTCCCGGCACTGAAAAAGTCCGATGGCGGTGATATTCTCGTCTATGGGAGCGCCACGCTCGTCAAAGGTCTGCTTCACCATGACCTTGTCGACGAGTTGCGGCTGATGGTATTTCCCGTCTCGATCGGCGGTGGGTTGCGCATATTCGATGACCATCGTGAATTAAAGAAATTCGAACTTAAATACTCCCGCACGATCAATAACGGCGTTATTATCCTCGAATATCAGCCGATCAATTAA
- a CDS encoding SDR family oxidoreductase: MRSPEKEQELTGLSGVLVTKLDVTDETSITAAVKAALDAFGQIDVLVNNAGYGALGALEAASDEEVRRQLEVNFFGLIAVTKAVLPSMRAHRTGAIVNISSVGGRITFPFSTLYHATKFAVEGLTESLQYELNPLGIRTKIVEPGGYRTEFAGRSLAPFGAGNLADYQQPWALFTTKLAEWTFSENIREVADVIYQAATDGSEQLRYPVGQDAVQLLQVRQQVDDATFKKVIVEQTGIA, translated from the coding sequence ATGCGTTCTCCGGAAAAAGAGCAGGAGCTGACCGGCTTGTCCGGCGTATTGGTGACAAAACTCGATGTGACGGACGAAACCTCCATCACTGCTGCCGTCAAAGCGGCGCTGGATGCCTTTGGTCAGATCGATGTGCTGGTCAACAATGCCGGATACGGGGCGCTGGGCGCCCTTGAAGCTGCATCCGACGAAGAGGTCCGCCGGCAACTGGAGGTCAACTTCTTTGGGTTGATAGCTGTTACCAAGGCCGTGCTGCCCTCGATGCGGGCGCACCGGACGGGTGCGATCGTCAATATTTCTTCCGTGGGCGGAAGGATCACCTTCCCTTTTTCCACCTTGTACCACGCCACAAAATTTGCGGTGGAAGGACTGACCGAGTCGCTCCAATACGAACTCAATCCCCTCGGTATCCGGACCAAGATCGTAGAGCCGGGTGGCTATAGGACCGAATTTGCGGGCAGGTCGCTGGCCCCCTTTGGTGCTGGGAACCTGGCCGACTACCAACAACCTTGGGCGCTCTTCACCACGAAACTTGCGGAATGGACTTTTTCCGAAAATATCCGGGAGGTCGCCGACGTGATCTACCAGGCGGCAACCGACGGGTCTGAGCAATTGCGATACCCGGTGGGACAAGACGCAGTGCAGCTATTGCAGGTGCGCCAACAGGTAGATGACGCCACTTTTAAAAAGGTGATCGTAGAGCAGACCGGTATAGCGTAA
- a CDS encoding helix-turn-helix domain-containing protein, which translates to MEKELFVEVESIGDLHDFVQYPRPKHPLVSVIDHTEFYARRPKEAIRYRFGFYTISAKKFDGLMYYGKSHYDFKDGSLIFTAPGQIIGAGPDIQVDEGWVLLVHPDLLYGTPLGKRMHEYTFFHYEANEALHISDEENALIKDCLRKIEREYQGTIDKHTQGLIVNNIELLLNYCNRFYDRQFYTRARVNTDIVQRFESLLKEYFGKSTLIETGLPPVTYFSSKLHLSPTYLSDLLQKATGKSTLEHIHLELVDRAKTLLWGSGHSISEIAYELGFEHPSHFTKIFKAKTGKSPSEYRGLQ; encoded by the coding sequence ATGGAGAAAGAATTGTTTGTCGAGGTGGAATCGATCGGGGATTTGCACGATTTTGTGCAATATCCCCGGCCGAAACATCCGCTTGTGAGCGTGATCGACCATACCGAGTTCTACGCCCGGCGGCCCAAAGAAGCCATCCGGTACCGGTTTGGATTTTATACCATTTCGGCCAAGAAATTTGACGGGCTGATGTATTATGGCAAAAGCCATTACGATTTCAAAGACGGATCATTGATCTTTACCGCACCCGGGCAGATCATCGGTGCCGGACCCGACATACAGGTGGACGAGGGTTGGGTTTTGCTCGTTCATCCCGACTTGCTGTATGGAACACCGCTCGGGAAAAGGATGCATGAGTACACCTTCTTTCACTACGAGGCCAACGAAGCGCTGCACATCTCCGATGAGGAGAATGCGTTGATCAAAGATTGTCTCCGGAAGATCGAGCGGGAATACCAGGGCACCATTGATAAGCATACCCAGGGACTGATCGTGAACAACATTGAATTGTTGTTGAATTACTGTAACCGTTTCTATGACCGGCAATTTTACACCCGCGCCCGTGTCAATACGGATATCGTGCAGCGGTTCGAATCGCTCCTAAAGGAGTACTTTGGCAAGTCCACGCTGATCGAAACGGGATTACCTCCCGTGACATACTTTTCCTCGAAACTACATCTATCGCCAACGTACTTGTCCGATTTGTTGCAGAAGGCAACGGGCAAGAGCACGCTCGAACACATCCACCTGGAATTGGTCGACCGGGCAAAGACGCTTTTGTGGGGTTCGGGACATTCGATCAGTGAGATTGCCTACGAACTGGGTTTTGAGCATCCCTCCCACTTCACAAAGATTTTCAAGGCGAAGACCGGGAAATCGCCCAGCGAGTACCGCGGGTTACAATAA